A segment of the Zalophus californianus isolate mZalCal1 chromosome 3, mZalCal1.pri.v2, whole genome shotgun sequence genome:
ggaaaaaatgaataatattggAAAATATGATATATGGATTATCATTAATAACtccataattatatattttttagatttctttaacttttacaaaagaaataggATTATATAAAGCAATGATTATAATACAATACTATTGGCTTTTGTAAGCATacttaatatgtaatatataatacaataatagcacaAAGGGGGAGAAAATGGAGTTAATTGGATGAAAGTtctttgtgtatgtatattaATATTAGAATTAATATTAGAATCAATAGTTGATATGAATGTGCAGattataatatatgaaaattccTTTTATAACCTCTAAATCAACTACAAATATCaaaagtttactaaaaaaaagtagaataactAAAAATATACCCTATTTACCACAAAAGAAGATAGAAAGAGGAGTAAAGACAGAGTagacatataaaaacaaatgggaggtctggtcccaggaattcagctgtatagggatcaaaccattctgagcacctacaaactcaacaggagattgaagaaaagaatagcaacaactctctgaacagaaaagcgaccactttctgtaaggtaggacctgtggagaagtgaatccaaggcgatattcaggagggtAGACAGCGAGGgcgggggcctccatcggccacttctggcaagtgatagagccgcggagcacaaagttggaacttttagaactcggctccgctgagggacgtcgctccagtggctaggctgggggtgggaccctcactgggacagtgtggttgcaggactctcagggtcacagaaagaccgggggtgcctgagtgcggcagagctcccgggtatcagagtgggtaagcaggctgcagagacggagccgaggagtggacTCTCAGCTCGAGGTTGTCATTAACCGTGgtccatggcacagtcgggccactgctcctccagcagggacccaacaagtggcagatctggggagactccccttcctcccccgggagaagGGGTtatgggagtgcaccacagggatctgctgggtttgaagactccacacagggtcgggtgccagagatagaaacgctcagtcacagaccgggtgagcacggagtgtggctggagaccggggagttgggagtgactggctgcttttctctgggggctcactgaggagtggggccccgagttcacAGCTagtctggggtggagattgggaggctgtcATTTTccctctcgtcctccaaagcttgcagggaacaaaagctcctgagagcaaacctgagcaggttacttagcccagacctggCAAGGGCAGGACAATTCCGCCTCGGCAAAGACTTTGGGGAACCATGGCAACACAccgctcccccagaagatcagcaagaacagccagccaagaccaagtttactgattaatgagaacagcagaacgccagcgctaggggaatactgcacatagtaTTCATGGTTTTTCCCCCATGATgccttagtctttcaaagataatttttttttcaagtatcacAATGTTTATTGATAGATACAAGTATATAAAATCAGGGCATGAACATGACTTGATAAATTAAGTAGACTTAATTTCAATACTATAATAAGAGGGACCAATTCAAATTCTCACCATTTGTTTCACACCCACAAAACCACTTCAAGGGTATTAACGATCTCTCAAAACTGATCAGTTTTGTGCAAGTAAaccatgtttcttttaaaaagacttgtGCACTTGCCCAGGCTCAAGGATATTAAAATCTAGCACATAAAGCCCATTACTAGAGGTAGAAATACAGGCAATATACTATTACGGCAACAACCATCAATTACAGTTAAGAATTTTTCTGTAACAACCAAATGGATAATCAAATATTGCAACAACTCAAGTATTACTGAGCAAAGTGCATTTCTACAGTATTCAGTGTTGCTATTCAGTTTTCTAACTTAAAACAGCCTATGATAACTGGCAGCAAAGAAGGTCCTTGCAATAGACTGCCTCTGCTTGAGAACTTAGGATGTAATTATTGCATGCGGCTAATATACTATCTAAACATTAAAGATACTCCTAAAATATTTGATGGTAGACTATGATTAAGACATTACACTACAAAAATCCTTATGCAGAAGGAAATCCTAACTGACGTGCTTCTGCTTTAAATATTGTGAAAACATTACAGCGGAATGAATTTTCGCAGTGGTTAGGTCAGATGCAGTTACGTCATAGCAACAGTATGTTTTGCACAATTTAAGGCTTTGGCTGGTTCTTTAGTCAGCTTCTTCCTCGGACTCCTCCTCTTCAGCAGTTTCTAGCCAGGTTAGCCACTGATTCACCTGGAACAAAGCCTTGCCTTTCCCAGGAAACTCTTGGGTTATATCTTCTTTCCAAGCCAAGAAAGCTTCTTCTTCAATAATTTCCATGTcataaaagtgaacaaaaaagCGGAGTAACATGCCTTTGGGGAAGTTGCTGTGGTAGCAGTGCACCTGCAGAGCATACAGGGCACTGACTTGCAGATCAACATGATCATGAAGGAATTTCTGCATTACTGGCTTGAAAGAAAGCAGCAGTTGTTTTTCCTGCTCTAACTGTTCtttggaaggagcagaggaagaatcTATCTCATCACTGGGTGGGTTTACTTCACTAGAAATATACTGTAAGAAACTAGTCATTAAGATGTTCACAAATCCTTTATCTACATGAAGTTTGGGGGAGATGTtatctttaatccatttatatatgGTTTGAGGGGATGGATCCAACTTTATGTGCTTCAACAGTTCCTTCTCCAATTTGAGGAGTGGGAGTAAGAAACTCAGTCCCTTTCCTTCCAATATCTCCAACATGCGGTCCTTATTCTGATCAATTTCTGGGAGCATTTTCTGCATATTGACCTTGCTTTGTTGAAAAAGTTCTGTTAACCTTTCTCGATCTTGTAATTTAGCTAATTGCTGAAGACAAAgtaagaagagaggaaaatgggtGCCACTTTCCAGTGGTTGAGCTAGTTCTGAAATGCTCACCAGCTCTGAAATGATGGCACGAGCTGCAAACTGTGCTAAATAGGATTTCACCAAGGGGATGTCAACCTCCAGTTTGGGGCACTGGTCCAATACATTCAGGAAAGCCTGCATAAAGTTGTCACTCGTGGCTATCCCCTCCTGTCTGAGCAAACTGATCAAAgaacttgctttttctttatcttcatcaCTTCTATCTAGTGACAGGATAATTACTTTGCTTAACATCTCAGGAAGAAAGTGTTTAGGAGCCCTCATTTCTCGGACACCACTGACAGCttcatttgcattcccactattCAGATATTCAGtcatcaaagataatttttttaacttctttttaatttttattttcccctttttcaaccaatatcttatcattcccttttttaaaaatcttttttatttttcaattttaaagtcatattctatcatctcatagtagttaaccttatttttgatatatatatatatacatatatatatatatatataagttgttctctctttaaaattttgggatacagtttcttctaacagatcaaaatataccctaaatctctagtgtatggctttgttctagtctcctgcctgatcacattctctctcattttttttaaacttcttctttcttttttcaaccaacttcttctcttatcaattccttttacaaaatcttttataattttcatctttacagtcatattctatcccttcatcatattaacccttattattgtacatatatgtttttctttaaaattttgggtggtactttcttctaacagaccaaaatacgcccaaattgtagtgtgcggcactgatctatgcaccagcctgatcatatttgatcttattctattatttttgttttgttttgtttttgtttgttttaattttttctttttcttttttctttctttcccttctttccccccagtttcaggtcttttctgatttgtttagtgtatattttctggggacatttttaccctgttagcattttgttctctcattcatctgttctcctctggacaaaatgacaagatggaaaaaaccacctcaacaaaaaaaacaagagacgGTTGCGAatgccagggatctaatcaatgcggacattagtaagatgttggaactggAGTTCAgagtgatgattttaaagatactagctgggcttgaaaaaagcatggaagttattagagaaacgctttctggagaagtaaaagaactaaaaactaaccaagtcgaaatcaaaaagtctattaatgaggtgcaataaaaaatggaggctctaactgctaggataaatgaagaagaagagagaattagtgatatagaagaacaaatgatggaaagtaaagaagctgagaaaaagagagataactaccagatcacgagggcagaatttgagagataagtgataccataagacaaaacaacattagaataattgggatcccagaagaagaaagagagagaggggcagaaggtatattggagcaaattatagcagaacttgcctaatttggggaaggaaagaggcatcaaaatcgaggcacagagaacccctctcaaaatcagtaaaaataggtcaataccccgacatctaatagtaaaacttacgagtctcagagacaaagagaaaatcctgaaagcagctcgggagaagagatcagtaacctacaatggtagaaatattaggctggcaacagacctatccacagacacctggcaggccagaaaggactggcatgatatattcagagcactaaatgagaaaaatatgcagccaagaatactatattcagctaggctgtcattgaaaatagaaggagagataaaaagcttccaggacaaacaaaaactaaaggaatttgcaaacatgaaaccagccccacaagaaatactgaaaggagtcctctaagcaaagagagagcctaaaagtaacatagaccagaaaagaacagagacaatatacagtaacagtcaccttacagacaatacagtggcactaaattcatatctttcaatagttatcctgaatgtaaatgggctaaatgccccaatcaaaagacacaggctatcagattggattaaaaaacaagaccccatcgatatgctgtctgcaagagactcattttagacccaaagacaccccctgGTTGAAAGTGAGcaagtggaaaaccatttaccatgctaatggacaccaaaagaaagctgggtagcaatccttatatcagacaaattagattttaaaccaaagactgtaataagagatgaggaaggacactatatcctacttaaagggtctatccaacaagaagatctaataaatgtaaatatctatgcccctcacatgggagcagccaattatataaggcacttaaaaacaaaggaaagaaacacatcaacaataatacaagaatagtgggagactttgacacccaccctcactgaaatggacagatcatctaagcaaaagatcaacaaggaaataaagactttaaatgacacactggaccaaatggacatcatatacatattcagaacatgccatcccaaagcaacagaatacacattcttctctagtgcccatggaacattctcgagaatagatcacatcctaggtcacaaatcaggtctcaactggtaccaaaagattgggatcattccctgcatattttcagaccacagtgctttgaaactagaactcaatcacaagcggaaggtcggaaagaactcaaatacgtggaggctaaggagcatcctactaaagaatgaatgggtcagccaggaaattacagaattaaaaaaaaaaaaattcatggaaaccaatgaaaatgaaaacacaactgttcaaaatctttgggttgcagcaaaggcagttctaagaggaaagtatatagcaatacaaacctttctcaagaaataagaaaggtctcaactacacaacctaagcctacacctaaaggagctggagaaagaacagcaaataaaacctaaacacagcaggagaagagaaataaagatccgaggagaaataaatgaaatagaaaccaaaagaacagtagaacagatcaacaaaactaggagctggttctttgaaagaattaacaagattgataaacccctggccagacttaccaaaaagaaaagagaaaggacccaaataaataaaatcatgaatgaaagaggagagatcacaaccaacaccaaagaaatacaaacaattataagaacatattatgagccactctatgccagcaTTTTAGatagtctggaagaaatggatgcattcctagagatatatcaactactaaaactgaaccaggaaggaacagaaaaccTGATCAGacctaaaaccactaaggaaattgaagcagtaatcaaaaatcccccaacaaattagagcccagggccagatggcttcccaggggaattctaccaaacattaaaagaagaattaatacctattcttctgaaactgttccagaaaatagaaatggaaggaagacttccaaactcgttttatgagaccaccattaccttgatcaccaaccagagaaagaccccatcaaaaaggagaattacagaccaataccttgatgaacatggatgcaaaaattctcaccaaactactagccagtaggatccaacagtacactaaaaggattattcaccatgacaaagtgggatttatccccaggctGCAACGTTGGTTTAActtccgcaaatcaatcaatgtgatacaatatattaataaaagaaagaacaagaaccatatgatcctctcaatagatgcagaaaaagcatttgaccaagtacagcatcctttcttgatcaaaactcttcagagtacagggacagagggtacatacctcaatatgataaaagccatctatgaaaaacctacagcaaatatcattctcaatggggaaaaactgagagctttccccctaaggtcaggaacacggcagggatgtccactatcaccactgctattcaacatagtatagaagtcctagccacagcaatcagacaacacaaagaaataaaaggcattggaatcagtaaagaagaagtcaaactctcactgtttgcagatgatatgatactttatgtggaaaaccccaaagactccgcaccaaaactgctagaactcatacaggaatttagtaaagtggcagaatataaaatcaatgcacagaaatcagtggcattcctatataccaacaataagacagaagaaagagaaattaaggagtcgatcccatttacaattgcgcccaaaaccataagataccaaggaataaatctaaccaaagaaacaaaggatctgtactcagaaaactataaaatactcatgaaagaaattgaagaagacacaaagaaatgggaaaacgttccatgctcatggattggaagaacaaatattgtgaaggtgtcaatgctacttagagcaatctacacattcaatgcaatccctatcaaaataccatccacttttttcaaagaaatgcagcaaataatcctaaaatttgtatggaaccagaaaagaccccgaatagccagaggaatgttgaaaaagaaaagcaaagctggcggcatcacaattccggacttccagctctattacaaagctgtcagcatcaagacagtatggtactggcacaaaaatagacacatagatcaatggaagagaatagagagcccagaaatggaccctcatctctatggtcaactaatcttcgaaaGCAGGAAtaaatgttcaatggaaaaaagacagtcccttcaataaatggtgttgggaaaattggacatccacatgcagaagaatgaaactgaaccatttccttacaccacacacaaaaatagactcaaaatggttgaaagacctaaatgtgagacaggagtccatcaaaatcctaaaggagaacacaggcagcaacctcttcgacctcagtcacagcaggttcttcctagaaacatcgccaaaggcaagggaagcatgggcaaaaatgaactactgggacctcatcaagataaaaagcttttgcacagcaaaagaaacagtcaacaaaaccaaaagacagctgagagaatgggagaagatatttgcaaatgacatatcagattaaggggtagtatacaaaatctataaagaacttatgaaactcaacacccaaagaacaaatgatccaatcaagaaatgggcagaagacatgaacagagacaTTTTTCTGTTCATgtcagaagacatccaaatggccaacaggcacatgaaaaagtgctcaacatcgctcggcatcagggaaatccaaatcaaaacctcaatgtgatgtcacctcacaccagccagaatggctaaaattaacaagtcaggaaatgacagatgttggctgggatgcagagaaagggaagccctcctacactgttggtgggaatgcaagctggtgcagccactctttaaaacagtatggaggctcctcaaaaagttgaaaatagagctataccatatgattcagcaattgcattactgggtatttaccccaaagatacaaatgtagggatcataaggggtacatgcaccccaatgtttatagcagcaatgtccacaataggcaaactgtggaaagagccaagatatccatcgacagatgaatggataaagaaggtgtggtatatatatacaattgaatattatgcatccatcaaaaggaatgaaatcttgtcatttgcaacgacatggatggaactggaggttattatgctgagcaaaataagtcaatcagtgaaagacatgtatcatatgacctcactgatatgaggaattcttaatctcaggaaacaaactgaggtttgctggagtggtggaaggtgggagggatggggtggctgggtggtagacactggggagggtatgtgctatggtgagcgctgtgaattgtgtaagactgatgaatcacagacctgtacctctgaaacaaataatacattatatgttaagaagaagaagaaggagaaggagaagaaaagaagaagaagaagaagaagaagaagaagaagaagaagaagaagaagaagaagaagaaagcggggtgggggggaatgaagggggaaatcggggggggagacgaaccatgagagatgatggactctgaaaaacaaactgaaggttctagaggggaggggggtgggggatgggttagcctggtgatgggtattaaagagggcacattctgcatggagcactggcttttatacgcaaacaatggatcatggaacagtacatcaaaaactaatggtataatgtatggtgattaacgtaacgtaataataataaaaaagaaataggaaaatggtAGGTGTAAGCACAACAGTATTTGTCACAATATTAATTAGTGACAATATTAGTTAGTAACAATATTAATATAGGTAGTGAGTAAGTATGTCAGGAAGATAACACAATTATAAAGATCTGTGTGCCTAAAAACAGAAACCCaaaatacatgtgaaaaaaatgagagaattgaaCGGAGAAATAGGTATttcaacaataatagttggagagtCAGTATCCATTCTCAATTATTGCTAAAACAACTAGAGTGAAAATCAGGAATTTAGAAGACTAAACAACACTATCAAGAAACTTGAGCTTCGTGACTCCACCCAACAACCCCAGCATCCTCCTTGTCAAGAACTCATGGGAAATTCTCCATGACTAACCATACGCTAGGTCACAAGAGTAGTCTCAACCAATTTAGTGTAAAGCATGTTTTTTGCCCACAGTAGAATTAACTTAGAAGGCAACAACAGATAATTCTGGGCAATCACCAAAGATTTGTAAATTAAACAAGCCACATCTAAATAATACgttgatcaaagaaaaaaatcataagaaaatcctttgaactgaattaaaatgaaaacatatcaaaatttatgagaAGCAGTTAAACAAGTACTTAGAAGTAAATTTGCACTTTTAAACATCCACTTCAAAAAAGATGAAAGTCTCAAGTCAACCATATAAACTTTTACCTTAAACTAGAAAAAGGGAGCAAATTAAACCTGtagcaagcagaaggaaatgggtagaaaaaaacagagaagaaatcactgaaatggaaatacagaaaagcaatagaaaattcTTGAACGCAAAAGTTGATTCCTTGAGATCAACAAAGTTGACAAACGTTTAGCTAGACtaacaaagcaaaatacaaaaattggCAAAGTCAGTTTTAAAGGAGAAGATATCAAACATACTGCCATATGCACCGTGGAAGTCCTAAAAGAAGTGGGagagaaaaggacaaagagaatatatggagaaataatgactgaaaactccCCAAATTCTATGGAAGTCATGTATATAAACATCCAGATATCTCAATGAACTTCAAGTAAGATGGACTTTGAGATTAACACTGAGACACAATATAATCAAACTTTCAAAAGCTGAAGGTATAGAGTGAATCTTgagagcagcaagagagaagcaaattaCCACATACAAGAGATTTTCAATAAGA
Coding sequences within it:
- the LOC113919893 gene encoding eukaryotic translation initiation factor 4 gamma 2-like, translating into MTEYLNSGNANEAVSGVREMRAPKHFLPEMLSKVIILSLDRSDEDKEKASSLISLLRQEGIATSDNFMQAFLNVLDQCPKLEVDIPLVKSYLAQFAARAIISELVSISELAQPLESGTHFPLFLLCLQQLAKLQDRERLTELFQQSKVNMQKMLPEIDQNKDRMLEILEGKGLSFLLPLLKLEKELLKHIKLDPSPQTIYKWIKDNISPKLHVDKGFVNILMTSFLQYISSEVNPPSDEIDSSSAPSKEQLEQEKQLLLSFKPVMQKFLHDHVDLQVSALYALQVHCYHSNFPKGMLLRFFVHFYDMEIIEEEAFLAWKEDITQEFPGKGKALFQVNQWLTWLETAEEEESEEEAD